One stretch of Segatella copri DNA includes these proteins:
- a CDS encoding RagB/SusD family nutrient uptake outer membrane protein, with amino-acid sequence MKKILYSVALAACVMGTMTSCSDFLDAENKSNVSDKQTFATKDGFNTLVNDAYQRLQDVYAAPLFTSCFSAGTDMYADARNKMNEALNTYETLTPENSDIKNLYTYLYSGIRAANSVSYYAQSAKVDDATKNKLVGEARVLAAYEYYLLVNNFGGVPIMKDFITTADMGYPKSSAADVYAYIISELEDVIGKNVLQASTATKGGGRISQETAKAILAKTYLSAAWDLNKQDYFSKAAALADEVIAGRKLTTPFAKLWKADGSGDDNEEFLWDVEYDLATANNTTSGGTEWSGYYCNYLGGNEDNIKATTSSYVPTLYALHCFKKGDQRYDATFMKELPDINKGNAAGTGYWTWYKNGESLVGKPVTRYYSAWYETDADFEAWKAIDPANRANTYRIPMDSQSKEAQNMDGRDMEYYDNQQLVYGSSPCKKFDDSKTAKTEKNTCYRDIHIITLPEMYLVAAEAYLKAGDNPKALARLNEVHQRAGLSALTGTITIDDILDENACENFGNEARWMDLRRTQTLVTRCTKYNHEMGDKAAQYIGKKLLRPIPQAAIDANDQLTLADQNPGY; translated from the coding sequence ATGAAAAAGATATTATATAGCGTAGCTCTCGCAGCCTGTGTCATGGGCACCATGACCAGCTGCAGCGACTTCCTGGACGCAGAAAACAAGTCGAACGTGAGCGACAAGCAAACCTTCGCTACCAAGGATGGTTTCAACACTTTGGTAAACGATGCCTACCAGCGTCTGCAAGACGTCTATGCGGCGCCTCTGTTCACCAGCTGTTTCTCAGCAGGTACAGATATGTATGCTGATGCCCGCAACAAGATGAACGAGGCTTTGAATACTTACGAGACCTTGACTCCTGAGAATAGTGATATCAAGAATCTCTATACTTATCTCTATTCAGGTATCCGTGCTGCCAACTCTGTGTCATACTATGCACAGAGTGCTAAGGTAGATGATGCCACGAAGAACAAGCTCGTTGGCGAGGCACGTGTCCTGGCAGCATACGAGTACTATCTTCTGGTAAACAACTTCGGTGGTGTGCCTATCATGAAGGACTTCATTACCACTGCCGATATGGGTTATCCTAAGTCTTCTGCTGCTGACGTATACGCCTACATCATCAGCGAGTTGGAGGATGTCATCGGCAAGAATGTGCTCCAAGCTTCTACAGCTACCAAGGGTGGCGGCAGAATCAGCCAGGAAACAGCCAAGGCTATCCTAGCCAAAACCTACCTTTCTGCAGCATGGGACCTCAACAAACAAGACTACTTCTCCAAGGCAGCAGCTCTTGCCGATGAGGTGATTGCAGGCAGAAAACTGACTACCCCATTTGCCAAGCTCTGGAAGGCAGACGGATCGGGCGATGACAACGAAGAGTTCCTTTGGGATGTGGAATATGATTTGGCTACAGCCAACAATACAACATCAGGTGGTACAGAATGGAGCGGTTACTACTGCAACTATCTGGGTGGAAACGAGGATAACATCAAGGCTACAACCTCCAGCTATGTACCAACCCTCTATGCCTTGCATTGTTTCAAGAAGGGAGACCAGCGTTACGATGCTACCTTCATGAAGGAATTGCCAGATATAAACAAAGGAAATGCTGCAGGTACCGGTTACTGGACCTGGTACAAGAATGGTGAGAGTCTGGTAGGTAAGCCAGTAACGCGATACTATTCTGCATGGTATGAAACAGATGCCGACTTTGAAGCATGGAAGGCTATAGATCCTGCAAACAGAGCAAACACCTATCGCATTCCGATGGATTCACAGAGCAAGGAAGCACAGAATATGGACGGCAGAGATATGGAATATTACGATAACCAGCAACTGGTATATGGTTCCAGTCCATGCAAGAAGTTTGACGACAGCAAGACTGCTAAGACAGAGAAGAACACCTGCTATCGCGACATCCATATCATCACTTTGCCAGAGATGTATCTCGTAGCAGCTGAGGCTTATCTGAAGGCTGGTGATAATCCTAAGGCATTGGCACGACTCAATGAGGTTCACCAGCGCGCTGGTCTTTCTGCACTTACAGGAACTATCACTATCGATGACATCCTTGATGAGAATGCATGCGAGAACTTCGGTAATGAGGCACGCTGGATGGATCTTCGCAGAACCCAGACCCTGGTAACACGTTGCACCAAGTATAACCATGAGATGGGAGACAAGGCTGCCCAGTATATCGGCAAGAAGCTTCTTCGCCCTATCCCACAGGCTGCAATTGATGCCAATGACCAACTGACATTAGCCGACCAGAATCCTGGTTACTAA
- a CDS encoding SusC/RagA family TonB-linked outer membrane protein — protein sequence MYQQLKRASMALTLSSVCFLAFAQKTIQGTVKDANGDPMIGVTITDQNGKAGGITDLDGKFTIQNADPNAVLTFSYIGCKPKKVKVGSQKTWNIVLEDDNAALDEVVVVGYGTMRKRDVTGSIASVNSEKIAARGTTNLAESLQGSVPGVNITQSGSRAGAGFNIQVRGQASINKQAQPLYVIDGVVCDNMDFLNPDDIDRIDVLKDASSTAIYGSRASAGVIMITTKGSKGADKAQKATISYDGYYGIKKLARMPEFMDANEFMDYRFARYTTLDGKSYDGSSRKGVDADGHPHYIIKNTDLNSAFLARKGATSYKDSKLYELMMDPSFDGYDWKKMVTRTAAQQNHFISAAGATDKINYRVGMGYQGEENVFKGNDYERFNLKGAMDAKLNKVFDAGFSVNLSMSKTEDVCTDGTYSPYVNAFYFNPFVSPTDADGNLIPNPGAKAAFESDAQFTSTYNPLIDLYDGNYTDETKKYTMMGNLYLRANIMKGLKFTTTFSPNYSHKRQGIFYATGINEGNDVGSTYYQKNKTNFASVGNTTRMDWTWDNQIDYNETFGDHNIGAMALFSLYKSNTEYQYEEAKGIANDHTTFHNLGSASGDKNLSSSYNESSLESFAFRANYSYKGRYMATATLRADGSSRFADGNRWGWFPSVAAAWRISDEAWMKQFSSWLDNTKLRVSYGVTGNNNVGDYVTIASATGPSYVTIDGKEVQGYYPNGLVNTALIWEKVKEFDLGLDLSFLKNRINVTADFYNRLSDGQIMSRSVPIETGEKTSTFNVGSVQNRGIELGLNFNIINKKDFSWSANVNFARNWNKIKELSNGKVDEVANNWFIGEPLNVLRDYTHTDVITDKGVTMHTMNGDKHYTLKEFYEKYGTKYKWYEGQMAVNDWNDDGKIDDNDKQIYGCTDPRWTGSFTTNVYFKGFDFSIMFYTKSGFWSRSYFHEKYMKYGDRGNAHMQLDYYIPKGAPIIDHATGEITTATETHYGKYPYPNNSDTSMGGYFGDKGSAKGEGFQYQKTSFTKVKNITLGYTLPKSVVNKAGIRNLRVYVNVLNPFCFTNYKGFDPEWASQNLQNGGPSSVTYQFGVNLKF from the coding sequence ATGTATCAACAACTGAAACGTGCCAGCATGGCACTGACCTTGAGTTCGGTTTGTTTCCTCGCTTTTGCGCAGAAAACAATCCAAGGTACCGTTAAGGATGCTAATGGCGACCCAATGATTGGTGTAACCATTACTGACCAGAATGGCAAAGCAGGTGGCATCACCGACCTTGACGGTAAGTTTACCATTCAGAACGCAGACCCTAATGCGGTCTTGACTTTCAGCTACATCGGCTGCAAGCCTAAGAAAGTAAAAGTAGGAAGTCAGAAAACATGGAACATCGTACTTGAAGATGACAATGCAGCCCTTGACGAGGTCGTTGTCGTTGGTTATGGTACTATGCGTAAACGCGACGTAACTGGCTCTATCGCATCTGTCAACTCAGAAAAGATAGCCGCTCGTGGTACTACCAATCTTGCAGAGTCTCTGCAGGGTTCTGTTCCTGGTGTCAACATCACCCAGTCTGGTAGCCGCGCTGGTGCAGGCTTCAATATTCAGGTTCGTGGACAGGCTTCTATCAACAAGCAGGCACAGCCATTGTATGTTATCGATGGTGTAGTTTGCGACAACATGGACTTCCTCAATCCAGATGATATCGACCGCATCGACGTATTGAAAGATGCATCTTCTACCGCCATCTATGGTTCCCGTGCTTCTGCCGGTGTCATCATGATTACCACCAAGGGCAGCAAGGGTGCAGACAAGGCACAGAAGGCAACCATCTCTTATGACGGATATTATGGTATCAAGAAGTTGGCGCGCATGCCTGAGTTTATGGATGCCAACGAGTTTATGGATTATCGTTTTGCCAGATATACCACGCTCGACGGAAAGAGCTACGATGGCTCTAGCCGCAAGGGTGTTGATGCCGATGGACATCCACATTACATCATCAAGAATACCGACTTGAATTCTGCCTTCCTTGCCCGCAAGGGAGCAACCAGCTACAAGGATTCAAAGCTTTACGAACTGATGATGGATCCAAGTTTCGACGGTTACGATTGGAAGAAGATGGTTACCCGCACAGCTGCTCAGCAGAACCACTTTATCAGTGCTGCCGGTGCTACAGACAAGATCAACTACCGTGTAGGTATGGGTTATCAGGGCGAGGAGAACGTATTCAAAGGAAACGACTATGAGCGTTTCAACCTGAAGGGTGCCATGGATGCCAAACTCAACAAAGTCTTTGATGCTGGTTTCTCTGTCAACTTGTCTATGAGTAAGACAGAAGATGTTTGTACCGATGGAACTTATTCACCATATGTGAATGCATTCTATTTCAACCCATTCGTATCTCCTACAGATGCAGATGGCAATCTGATTCCTAACCCGGGCGCCAAGGCTGCCTTCGAGTCGGATGCACAGTTCACATCCACCTACAACCCATTGATTGACCTCTATGATGGTAACTATACCGACGAGACCAAGAAATATACCATGATGGGTAACCTGTATCTGCGTGCCAATATCATGAAGGGATTGAAGTTTACCACAACATTCTCTCCAAACTATTCTCACAAGCGCCAGGGCATCTTCTATGCCACAGGTATCAACGAGGGCAACGACGTAGGTTCTACCTACTATCAGAAGAACAAGACTAACTTTGCCTCTGTGGGTAACACCACTCGTATGGATTGGACCTGGGATAACCAGATCGACTACAACGAGACTTTCGGCGACCATAACATTGGTGCCATGGCTCTCTTCTCACTCTACAAGAGCAATACGGAATATCAGTATGAGGAAGCTAAGGGTATCGCCAACGACCATACCACCTTCCACAATCTGGGTTCAGCTAGCGGTGATAAGAATCTCTCCAGCTCATACAACGAGTCATCTTTGGAGTCATTCGCCTTCCGTGCCAACTATTCTTACAAGGGAAGATATATGGCAACAGCTACACTCCGTGCCGATGGTAGTTCACGTTTTGCCGACGGCAACCGTTGGGGATGGTTCCCGTCTGTAGCTGCGGCATGGCGTATCTCAGATGAAGCATGGATGAAGCAGTTCAGCTCTTGGCTCGACAACACCAAGCTCCGTGTTTCTTATGGTGTTACCGGTAATAACAATGTGGGTGACTATGTAACTATCGCTTCTGCTACAGGTCCATCTTATGTAACCATAGATGGCAAAGAGGTACAGGGTTATTATCCTAACGGATTGGTTAACACCGCCCTTATCTGGGAGAAAGTGAAGGAGTTTGACCTCGGTCTCGACTTGAGTTTCCTAAAGAATCGCATCAATGTAACGGCCGACTTCTATAACCGTCTTTCAGATGGTCAGATTATGTCACGTTCAGTGCCAATCGAAACTGGTGAGAAGACTTCAACCTTCAATGTAGGTTCTGTCCAAAACAGAGGTATTGAACTCGGTTTGAACTTTAACATCATCAACAAGAAAGACTTCTCTTGGAGTGCCAATGTGAACTTTGCCCGCAACTGGAACAAGATTAAGGAGTTGAGTAATGGTAAGGTTGATGAGGTAGCCAACAACTGGTTTATCGGCGAGCCACTGAACGTACTCCGTGACTATACCCATACCGATGTCATCACCGACAAGGGTGTAACCATGCACACCATGAATGGTGACAAGCACTATACCCTGAAGGAATTCTACGAGAAGTATGGCACTAAGTATAAGTGGTATGAAGGTCAGATGGCAGTAAACGACTGGAACGATGACGGTAAGATTGACGACAACGATAAGCAGATTTATGGCTGCACAGATCCACGCTGGACCGGTAGTTTCACTACCAATGTTTACTTCAAGGGCTTCGACTTCTCTATCATGTTCTATACAAAGAGCGGATTCTGGTCACGCAGCTACTTCCATGAGAAGTATATGAAGTATGGCGACCGTGGTAATGCTCACATGCAACTGGATTACTACATACCAAAGGGAGCACCAATCATCGATCATGCAACAGGTGAGATTACAACCGCCACAGAGACCCACTACGGAAAGTATCCTTATCCAAACAACAGCGATACTTCGATGGGTGGTTACTTCGGTGACAAGGGTTCAGCCAAGGGAGAAGGTTTCCAGTATCAGAAGACCTCTTTCACCAAGGTTAAGAATATTACCCTGGGTTACACATTGCCTAAGAGCGTAGTAAACAAGGCAGGTATCAGAAATCTCCGTGTTTATGTAAACGTTCTGAACCCATTCTGCTTCACCAACTACAAGGGCTTCGACCCAGAGTGGGCATCACAGAATCTGCAGAATGGCGGTCCATCATCTGTAACCTACCAGTTTGGTGTCAACTTGAAGTTCTAA
- a CDS encoding glycoside hydrolase family 57 protein, with protein sequence MKTICLYFEIHQITHLKRYRFFDIGTDHYYYDDYENDRSINEIAERSYMPALNALQEMIEKNGKYFKVAFSLSGVGMEQLELHAPQVLEKLQQLNNTGCVEFLAEPYSHGLASLVNEASFKDEVMRQCTKIEEYFGKKPTVLRNSSLIYSDDIGNDVANMGFIGMLTEGAKHVLGWKSPHYVYHCALNPKLKLLLRDVNLSDDISLRFSNSDWDGYPLFADNYMNQIAAFPEEEQVINIFMELSALGIAQPLSSNILEFMKALPQCAKDRGITFSTPTEICKKIKSVGEVNVPDTLSWVDEERDVSSWLGNPMQREAFNKLYSVADRVRIANDPRINQDWDYLQASNNFRFMTTKPSNVGLDRGIYSSPFDAFTNYMNILGDFINRVNDLYPADVDNDQLEGLLTTIKNQDEEIEMKDKEIVRLQAKIEKIEKEAEKHHGEKPAKAPAKKAAAKPAAKKASAKKAPAKKTTKAEPTEEKKD encoded by the coding sequence GCCAGCCTTGAATGCCCTTCAGGAGATGATTGAAAAGAACGGCAAGTATTTCAAGGTAGCTTTCTCGCTTTCGGGTGTGGGTATGGAGCAGTTGGAACTTCATGCTCCTCAGGTACTGGAGAAGCTTCAGCAGCTCAACAATACGGGTTGTGTAGAGTTCCTGGCTGAGCCTTACTCTCACGGACTTGCTTCTCTGGTTAATGAGGCAAGTTTCAAGGATGAGGTGATGCGCCAGTGTACTAAGATTGAGGAATATTTCGGAAAGAAACCTACCGTATTGCGCAACTCTTCGCTCATCTACAGCGATGATATCGGTAACGATGTTGCCAACATGGGATTCATTGGTATGCTCACCGAGGGTGCCAAGCACGTGCTCGGCTGGAAGTCTCCTCACTATGTTTACCATTGCGCCCTGAACCCTAAGTTGAAGCTCCTTTTGCGCGATGTGAACTTGAGCGATGATATCTCTCTGCGCTTCAGCAACAGCGATTGGGACGGTTATCCACTCTTTGCCGACAACTATATGAACCAGATTGCTGCCTTCCCAGAGGAGGAGCAGGTTATCAATATCTTTATGGAACTTTCTGCTCTTGGTATTGCCCAGCCTCTGTCAAGCAACATCCTCGAGTTTATGAAGGCTTTGCCTCAGTGTGCCAAGGACCGTGGCATCACCTTCTCTACACCTACAGAAATCTGCAAGAAGATCAAGTCGGTAGGCGAGGTGAATGTGCCTGATACTTTGAGTTGGGTAGACGAGGAGCGTGATGTAAGTTCATGGTTGGGTAATCCGATGCAGCGTGAGGCTTTCAACAAGCTTTATAGTGTGGCAGACCGTGTACGTATCGCCAACGATCCACGTATCAATCAGGACTGGGATTACCTGCAGGCAAGTAACAACTTCCGCTTCATGACTACCAAGCCAAGCAATGTGGGTCTTGACAGAGGTATCTATTCAAGTCCTTTCGATGCTTTCACTAACTATATGAACATTCTTGGTGACTTCATCAACCGTGTGAACGACCTCTATCCTGCTGATGTTGATAACGATCAGCTGGAGGGCTTGCTTACTACCATCAAGAATCAGGATGAAGAGATAGAGATGAAGGACAAGGAGATTGTCCGTCTTCAGGCTAAGATTGAAAAGATAGAGAAGGAGGCTGAGAAGCACCATGGCGAGAAGCCTGCTAAGGCTCCTGCCAAGAAGGCCGCAGCTAAGCCTGCAGCCAAGAAGGCATCTGCCAAGAAGGCTCCTGCCAAGAAAACAACAAAGGCAGAGCCTACAGAAGAAAAGAAAGATTAG
- a CDS encoding glycoside hydrolase family 28 protein: protein MKKSIIKTVVLAALMALPMFAKAQTFAGITAEQSAQNTPEGWTAVELPQLPAITSANTFNIKDYGASTSATDNTKAIQKALDAVPSTGGMVVIPAGIWMFGSTDQMTSKTEVLSIKSKTILHLSAGATLKLVEYGKAPNNKIVFIGGKNKGKNVTDIVIEGEGETSVIDGQGARWWLARENGETFNPGAMIRFEQGKRFLLRNFKIQNTPGVNITISNSGKASHATIHDVTISEPSSEAGKGKASHNTDGISIWGPYVNIYNCNISNGDDNIVCDNDAQYIHVWNCYFGTGHGASIGSFTNNIKHVWFDNITMNGTTAGIRMKTGQDVDKTTNKVTLRGGGEEDWKFTNFTMTKVKNPFSIDCYYDKNYNSDPAVDKANARTLDSTTPTYNGILLQNVKTTDVCEGNAIFLIGRPESHIKNVTLDNVQISAKKGIDIRFVDNLVFKNNSKITVSSGSIWLKKFDSTWTDECDATSTGSTVTDTKGPFTLNSKTLTDKTAGSFSNGFAISNEKGKTYDTGSGTNYIKYSANQYTIIIPDGIKIVKMDIEGKDNYSDADAYLGEINGTSYDASTYVFPKDKSLKKYTVEFDSPVEHTLTFTPKVKQCILQFTLYTETSTGIQPIAAIAKVNNNNIYDLSGRMVKLNAKAEDLQGLKKGIYIYNNKKYVAK from the coding sequence ATGAAGAAATCAATCATTAAGACAGTCGTGCTGGCTGCGCTCATGGCTCTGCCAATGTTCGCTAAAGCACAAACTTTCGCTGGTATCACAGCCGAGCAGAGTGCACAGAACACTCCTGAAGGATGGACTGCCGTAGAACTGCCACAGTTGCCTGCCATCACATCAGCAAACACGTTTAACATCAAGGATTATGGTGCCTCTACATCTGCTACAGATAACACCAAGGCTATCCAGAAAGCACTTGATGCTGTGCCTTCTACCGGTGGTATGGTCGTGATTCCTGCCGGTATCTGGATGTTTGGAAGTACAGATCAGATGACTAGCAAGACCGAAGTACTCAGCATCAAGTCGAAGACCATCCTTCACCTCAGCGCAGGTGCCACATTGAAGCTCGTGGAATACGGCAAGGCGCCAAACAATAAGATTGTCTTCATCGGCGGAAAGAACAAGGGCAAGAACGTTACCGACATTGTTATCGAGGGTGAAGGTGAAACTTCAGTCATCGACGGTCAGGGTGCACGCTGGTGGCTCGCAAGAGAGAATGGTGAAACCTTCAATCCTGGTGCAATGATCCGCTTCGAGCAGGGCAAGCGCTTCCTGCTCCGCAACTTCAAGATTCAGAATACTCCGGGTGTAAACATCACCATCAGCAACAGCGGTAAGGCTAGCCATGCTACCATCCATGATGTAACCATCAGTGAACCTTCATCTGAAGCTGGCAAGGGAAAGGCATCGCATAACACAGATGGAATCTCTATCTGGGGTCCATACGTTAATATCTACAACTGTAACATCAGCAACGGCGATGACAATATCGTTTGCGACAATGATGCACAATATATCCATGTATGGAACTGCTACTTCGGAACTGGACATGGTGCTTCTATCGGTAGCTTCACCAACAACATCAAGCATGTATGGTTCGATAACATCACCATGAACGGTACTACTGCGGGCATCCGCATGAAGACAGGTCAAGATGTAGATAAAACAACCAACAAGGTAACTCTGCGTGGCGGTGGCGAGGAGGACTGGAAGTTCACCAACTTCACCATGACCAAGGTTAAGAACCCATTCTCTATCGACTGCTACTACGACAAGAACTACAACAGCGATCCTGCCGTAGATAAGGCAAACGCAAGAACTTTGGATAGCACTACCCCTACCTACAACGGCATTCTGCTTCAGAACGTGAAGACTACAGATGTCTGCGAAGGTAACGCTATCTTCCTGATTGGCCGCCCTGAGAGCCACATCAAGAACGTGACTCTCGACAACGTACAGATTTCTGCAAAAAAGGGTATCGATATCCGCTTCGTAGATAATCTCGTGTTCAAGAACAACTCTAAGATTACCGTCAGCAGCGGTTCTATCTGGCTCAAGAAGTTTGATTCTACTTGGACAGACGAGTGTGATGCTACGTCTACAGGTTCAACCGTTACTGATACTAAGGGTCCTTTCACATTAAACTCAAAAACTTTGACGGATAAGACAGCCGGTTCTTTCAGCAACGGCTTCGCTATCAGCAATGAGAAGGGAAAGACATACGATACTGGTTCTGGTACCAACTATATCAAGTATAGCGCAAATCAATACACCATCATCATTCCTGACGGCATAAAGATTGTCAAAATGGATATCGAGGGAAAAGACAATTACTCAGATGCAGATGCCTATCTCGGCGAGATAAACGGCACAAGCTATGATGCTTCTACCTATGTTTTTCCAAAAGACAAAAGTCTGAAAAAATATACAGTAGAGTTTGATTCACCTGTAGAGCACACGCTTACTTTCACTCCAAAGGTAAAGCAGTGCATCCTGCAGTTCACTCTCTATACAGAGACTTCTACAGGCATTCAGCCAATTGCTGCCATCGCCAAGGTAAACAATAACAACATTTACGACCTCAGCGGTCGCATGGTAAAGCTCAATGCCAAGGCAGAAGACCTGCAAGGTCTCAAAAAAGGTATCTATATCTACAACAACAAGAAATACGTAGCTAAATAA
- a CDS encoding glycoside hydrolase family 43 protein, whose amino-acid sequence MKIKSHSLLCILATIALSSPLSAVSVNAQKAVSKTWNPNLKNGMYRNPVIDADYSDPDVCRVGNDYYMTSSSFQCFPGLQILHSTDLVNWEIIGAALLDDYPVLPEYQGTDLDWRKKVQHGNYVWAPSIRYHDGWFYIYCGDPDQGLFMTKTQDPRGPWEPITWVMKEKGLIDCCPLWDEDGKAYLSHGCAGSRAGIKSVLFVAPMSPDGTKVIGPSRIVYDGHENQPTIEGTKFYKRNGYYYIMSPAGGVKYGWQVELRSKNPYGPYEEYVGMAQGKNKKVNGPHQGAWVDTQNGEDWFLHFQDKHAYGRVVHLQPAKWVNDWLVIGDDKDGDGCGDPVQQWKKPNLPSSGNFQPKESDDFNSVDLGLQWQWNGPYSQYWYFCDAKKSKLRLYGVQQAEDVKNLFDLPNLLLQKLPTENFTATAKVKFIPNRTEAYKEKDKVLGESAGMIMQGMDYAALKFVDTKEEGVVLQYVTCEKAEKGKAEKVVKQVAIKTSKQPQPYTVKYAVDDIPSSRIATQDVWLRVKVHSEGIANQIQAIAEWSYSLDGKKFNKIGNPFTVREGKWIGAKLGFFNTRTAKKNDAAFFDVDWIHFEK is encoded by the coding sequence ATGAAAATAAAATCGCATTCACTCCTGTGCATTCTCGCCACCATCGCATTGAGTTCTCCACTCTCTGCGGTGAGCGTGAATGCCCAGAAAGCGGTATCCAAGACATGGAATCCGAACCTGAAGAACGGAATGTACCGCAACCCGGTTATTGACGCCGACTACTCAGACCCAGACGTATGCCGTGTGGGCAATGACTACTATATGACCTCCTCTTCCTTCCAGTGTTTCCCAGGCTTGCAGATTCTGCACAGCACCGACCTGGTGAACTGGGAAATCATCGGAGCTGCCCTACTCGATGACTATCCTGTATTGCCAGAGTATCAGGGCACAGACTTGGACTGGCGCAAGAAAGTTCAGCATGGTAACTATGTATGGGCACCCTCTATCCGCTATCACGACGGATGGTTCTACATCTATTGCGGCGACCCAGACCAGGGTCTCTTCATGACCAAGACACAAGATCCACGCGGTCCTTGGGAACCTATCACCTGGGTGATGAAGGAAAAAGGTCTTATCGACTGCTGCCCTCTCTGGGATGAAGACGGCAAGGCTTATCTTTCGCATGGATGCGCCGGTTCAAGAGCCGGTATCAAGTCAGTGCTCTTCGTTGCTCCGATGTCACCTGACGGCACCAAGGTTATCGGTCCTTCACGCATCGTATATGATGGGCATGAAAACCAGCCTACTATCGAAGGTACCAAGTTCTACAAGCGCAACGGCTACTATTACATCATGAGTCCTGCGGGCGGCGTGAAGTATGGCTGGCAGGTAGAACTGCGTTCCAAGAATCCATACGGTCCTTACGAGGAGTATGTGGGTATGGCACAGGGAAAGAACAAGAAGGTAAACGGCCCTCACCAGGGTGCATGGGTAGATACCCAGAACGGAGAGGACTGGTTCCTCCACTTCCAAGATAAGCACGCTTATGGTCGTGTGGTTCATCTGCAACCAGCCAAATGGGTAAACGACTGGCTCGTCATCGGTGACGACAAGGATGGTGATGGCTGCGGAGACCCTGTTCAGCAATGGAAGAAGCCAAACCTGCCATCAAGCGGTAACTTCCAGCCTAAGGAATCGGATGATTTCAACAGCGTAGATTTAGGTCTGCAATGGCAGTGGAACGGTCCTTACAGTCAGTACTGGTACTTCTGTGATGCCAAGAAATCCAAGTTGCGTCTCTATGGCGTACAGCAGGCAGAAGATGTAAAGAACCTGTTTGATCTTCCTAACCTCCTGCTCCAGAAGCTCCCTACCGAGAACTTTACAGCTACAGCCAAGGTGAAGTTCATTCCTAACCGCACCGAGGCTTATAAGGAGAAAGATAAGGTATTGGGCGAAAGCGCCGGCATGATCATGCAAGGCATGGACTATGCGGCACTCAAGTTTGTTGATACCAAGGAAGAGGGGGTTGTATTGCAATATGTAACCTGCGAGAAGGCTGAGAAGGGAAAGGCTGAGAAGGTGGTAAAGCAAGTGGCCATCAAGACCAGCAAGCAGCCTCAACCTTACACCGTGAAGTATGCCGTAGATGATATTCCTTCATCCCGCATCGCTACCCAGGATGTATGGCTCCGCGTGAAGGTTCATAGCGAAGGCATCGCCAACCAGATACAGGCTATCGCTGAATGGAGCTACAGTCTGGATGGTAAGAAATTCAACAAGATAGGCAATCCTTTCACTGTGCGTGAAGGCAAGTGGATTGGTGCCAAGCTCGGTTTCTTCAACACCCGCACAGCCAAGAAGAACGATGCTGCCTTCTTCGACGTAGACTGGATTCATTTCGAAAAATAA